In the Diachasmimorpha longicaudata isolate KC_UGA_2023 chromosome 1, iyDiaLong2, whole genome shotgun sequence genome, one interval contains:
- the LOC135160794 gene encoding uncharacterized protein LOC135160794 isoform X2, with protein MTSPPIKYTTNRAIDHFNVAATLMKIIGYVDCIEGLRELPKSPSKWIYKCILNNNDGRRVRILCSGDDALKYKDEIKMYQIIKITGGIIKAANPQYRRSTDTVSDKEFQFARRSTFDIFGTFNITNGADNGRSKVISYKKLRWRTFVLLAGQSRSLDGSKSHSEALPRN; from the exons ATGACATCTCCACCTATTAAATATACGACCAACAGAGCCATTGATCATTTCAATGTTGCAGCTACACTCAT gaaAATCATCGGCTACGTCGACTGCATTGAAGGCCTGAGAGAGTTGCCAAAGTCTCCATCTAAGTGGATTTACAAGtgcattttaaataacaatgatgGCAGAAGGGTTCGCATACTTTGCTCGGGGGATGATGCTCTCAAATACAAGGATGAGATCAAGATGTATCAG ataataaaaatcactggaggGATTATTAAAGCGGCCAATCCACAGTATCGGCGATCAACGGACACTGTGAGcgacaaagaatttcaatttgcacGTAGGAGCACTTTCGACATCTTTGGCACATTTAACATTACGAATGGAGCTGACAATGGAAGGTCGAAGGTCatctcatataaaaaattgagatggagAACGTTTGTGCTGCTCGCGGGCCAGTCCAGATCACTGGATGGCTCAAAGAGCCATTCAGAAGCATTACCACG aaactGA
- the LOC135160794 gene encoding uncharacterized protein LOC135160794 isoform X1, giving the protein MTSPPIKYTTNRAIDHFNVAATLMKIIGYVDCIEGLRELPKSPSKWIYKCILNNNDGRRVRILCSGDDALKYKDEIKMYQIIKITGGIIKAANPQYRRSTDTVSDKEFQFARRSTFDIFGTFNITNGADNGRSKVISYKKLRWRTFVLLAGQSRSLDGSKSHSEALPRPD; this is encoded by the exons ATGACATCTCCACCTATTAAATATACGACCAACAGAGCCATTGATCATTTCAATGTTGCAGCTACACTCAT gaaAATCATCGGCTACGTCGACTGCATTGAAGGCCTGAGAGAGTTGCCAAAGTCTCCATCTAAGTGGATTTACAAGtgcattttaaataacaatgatgGCAGAAGGGTTCGCATACTTTGCTCGGGGGATGATGCTCTCAAATACAAGGATGAGATCAAGATGTATCAG ataataaaaatcactggaggGATTATTAAAGCGGCCAATCCACAGTATCGGCGATCAACGGACACTGTGAGcgacaaagaatttcaatttgcacGTAGGAGCACTTTCGACATCTTTGGCACATTTAACATTACGAATGGAGCTGACAATGGAAGGTCGAAGGTCatctcatataaaaaattgagatggagAACGTTTGTGCTGCTCGCGGGCCAGTCCAGATCACTGGATGGCTCAAAGAGCCATTCAGAAGCATTACCACG TCCTGACTGA
- the LOC135160794 gene encoding uncharacterized protein LOC135160794 isoform X3, giving the protein MTSPPIKYTTNRAIDHFNVAATLMKIIGYVDCIEGLRELPKSPSKWIYKCILNNNDGRRVRILCSGDDALKYKDEIKMYQGTLREKKYQRINNINAQFSFLDNKNHWRDY; this is encoded by the exons ATGACATCTCCACCTATTAAATATACGACCAACAGAGCCATTGATCATTTCAATGTTGCAGCTACACTCAT gaaAATCATCGGCTACGTCGACTGCATTGAAGGCCTGAGAGAGTTGCCAAAGTCTCCATCTAAGTGGATTTACAAGtgcattttaaataacaatgatgGCAGAAGGGTTCGCATACTTTGCTCGGGGGATGATGCTCTCAAATACAAGGATGAGATCAAGATGTATCAG ggaaccttgagggaaaaaaaatatcaacgaataaataacataaatgccCAGTTCAGTTTTCTAG ataataaaaatcactggaggGATTATTAA